The DNA region GGCGCAGCTCCAAGGGAATCCTCTCCCCGCCGGTGTGAATCAGATACACACTACACCCCTTCTTTTCTGCCTCTCTCGAATTCCCCCCACACgccccctctctgctccttccAGTATCCGGCCCTTTCCCCATGTAGTGCGCTATGAGTTTAAGCACGCAGTCAAACTGCGGCAGCTCTTGGGTGTTTTGGGGGTCCGGCTGTAGGAAGAAGCCGCCTCCCTCGCTGTGGATGCGCAGGTTCTTGGTTCCTCGAGCCGTCTGGACAGAGAGGGTGAAGAAGTGGTGGTGGTCCGAGGAGTCGCGGATCAGGAAGGTGCCGGGCGGCTCTGAGCGCAGCAGGGAGCTGGCCTCCCGGCCGCCAACGGCCCCCCAGTAAAACCCACTCTCCTGTAGCTTACGCAATGCATGCATCacctgaaacagaaaaaaatgaccatGACAACGTGCTGCGTGACATCAATACCACATCAATATGTCTCTACAGACTCATCTGCGACTGACCTGCTGGTAGTGTGCATGCGAGCTGAAGGGCTTGTAGTGATGTGGGGTGAAGCTGGACCCCTGAACCCTGCTCTCCGGAGGGGTCACGCTGCTCATGGCGAGGGTGTTGCGTCCGCTGAAGGCTACCATGGCGCCATGGCCCCCTGCCTCTGCCTGTCGGTCGAGAGGCAGGGGGCCCACAACTGGAGCGCCGAGGTGGACAGGTGGGAAGGAGTTTAGGGCGGAgggggaggaaagagagggggaaTGGGGTGATGGCGGCGGGGTCACACACCGGGTCCAGGGCCCCGGGGGAGAGGAGTCTGATGCATCCAGAGAGGGGCTGGGAGAGAGCACCTAAACACAGCTGGGGGAGAGGGAGCACAGATTATCCATCTATATATAGACCGATGCACACATCCAGCCTACAGCCTCCTCTGAGACTCACTCATTCATGAGCACGGACGTAAATAAACGAGTTCTCGGTTTACCCCCAGAAAATGCAGTTATGGCGACTGTGACAGATGCATGAAGCAGCACCGGGCAGCCAGCAGGTTATATTTAGTTTAAATGAATCCTCGCTTACTCGCGCtgagcctgctgctgctgctgctgctgcaccgtGCAGCCAGACAGCAACCAGATCCTGATTGCTTTCAATTGTCTTCGATCGGGCGTACCGCAACAAGGGATTTCAGAAACGGGGTCACTGTGAAAGAGTCCGGcgcgcttttttttttcttttcttttttctctctctccccctctttcaCTAAAGAAGTCCTTATTCCCTGCTCGGTCGCGCCACAGAGGCCCCATTCTCCGGTTTCACTGAAACTAAAAAGGTGTCCcgtctgctctgctctgctctgggAATTAAAGACGGCTTCAGTGCGGGACAGAGGACCGGAGCAGGAGGCGCCATAACGGTTCAGAGCCGCTGCTATAAAAGTCGGTCCACTATTCACAATATTGCGAAACAGCCCCCCGAAAACACACTTCATCCCCCCTCGGCTGCACTGCACCAAGAGCTGCTCACAACAGCTGCTCTGCATTATAACCTCCATCTTCCCAGTCATGTAGTCTGCTCCATGATGCACACAGACGCGTCTCTCCACACTGTTTTTAACTTACCTTGCGGATATGTTCAGCCCAGCACCGCAGCCGCTCGTCGCCAAAGGAAAATATATGCAAACTACCCGAGAGTAGTGCTAAACGAAGGATTAAGTCAGGCATTAAAATCCAAAGGAAGTAtccaaagagtgtgtgtgtgtgtgtgtgtgtgtgtgtgtttctgtcctgAGCGGAGGAATGCGGCGGCGGCGATATCAGCCGGCCAGATCGTGTCCGTGTGTGGAGGAAGGTTACTGGAGGTTGTTTCCACTTCCAGTGAGTAAAGCCGATGTTCGTAAGGCTCCGCCTCCTCCGTTCAGAGGTTCTTCCAGTAAACCAGTAAACACGCGcacgcgcacgcacacgcacgggCAGCACAGACACTCGTGCGCGCGCTCCCTCTTGGCAGATTGCCAATAAATAATAAGCGTGACCTTTGCCGGGCTGTTTCCTGGTACTGGTGGGTTCCCTTCTGCACAAGGTGAACACGTTAAAGGCTCCACACATGGAACAATACACACGTATTATAATGTGACTTTATTATGTGAATACAGCAGATTTCAGACGTCTGAATAATATGCAACAGGAATAACTCCATACAATGTATATAATGACAAACTACTCTATCATCAAACTGTTATATAAAGCACTGTGCTTATTGTTCTGCACATGTTCATTACACAGATATTCAAGAGTGGAATATTTTTgagcaaaacattaaaacaatacttATGAATGTATGAATCCTGCATTCAGACTCCTGCGTAAGTACAAAAGTAATGTCACTAAAATgcactattttttaaattaatatatatatattccaaattattattattattattgttattataaatataataataagaatataATAACAAATCTTAAATGACAACATACTTTTATGTACTGCCAAAAATCTTTCTCAgtatctttatttttaataaaatattattaataattttattgttattaataataatatcaacaataataataataataaataaaataataaaagataatAAATTGTTAATGACAACCTACttccatttaaaataaaatgataaaaaaaaatgaacttctcAGAAAAGTCTTGGCGGGAAAATGTTTCTCAatagctttatttattttaaataaaattattaatattaaaaataaataagatcataaaaaaaaatggttaatGACAACctactttaatttaaaataaaatcataatgtcatcatttatttaataatcTGCAGTaatttttatacttttatatactgttgggATGTTTAATCTATGATGGTGATCATGTGTTTTGCATGTTGAATGAATCAACATGTTGAATATTTCAGCCCTGACATGAAGTGGAGGAGCATAGGTAGtataaatggaaataaaattaaaacacaagtacctcaaaattgtacttcaGCATGGTACCAGAGTAAATGTTGCTTTCTGGCACTGCAAATATTTACTCAGCAATACATCTTATTATCTTCATCCTCTATTTAAGTAAAATGAGCAAtaccacaatgtaaaaatactcttaGCGATATCAAGTATAATTTTGAATGCAACATTTGCACTTAAAATGCACATTTGTGtcaaaagtaaaagcacaaattAGGCTTTATGAGTGTTGTATTACTATACATGTATATTATTAAATTTGTGTAAGCAGctatttaatgtaatttaaagtTTAAACTATAACAATgcatcatgttttttaaaatgaatgtaaCTCCACTGCCAACATTTGATCAATAATCTACATGTTGTAATAATCTACCTTTGAACGTCACATtcttaaataaatcattttatttattctatctAAGCAGTTAATCACTTTCCTTTAGTCTCTTGTGCTGCTTCAACATATAAGTTATTCCCCCCACTGAGGATCGATAAATAAAGCCTTACCTTAACATCAGACTTCAGAAGTAAAACCCTTTTATTCTCTTTCTTCACACTATGACAGATGATTAACAATGGAGCCACTACAGGCTGGCTAATGTTTAAAGATAAACTCCCTCAGGCCCTCACGTCGTGTCAGGAAGCAACCGACTTACTGAAAGTGCTCTTGAGCAACAACTGGCTACGCTTCTGACCTGAAATACTCTGCTACAAGGCTGCATTCAAAGCCTTACTTAATAACAAGTATGAAtgtattatcagcaaaaaaataaaagtactcattatgcaggaTAGTATTTGGCAGTAGGCCACAATTACTGGAACACTGTGTAAGCTGTATTTTAATGTTATATCTGGTCAGGTGAGCTATTATGAAGCAGTTATAATTATTGGGTGGAGGTTATTAaatatactgttgggtagtttaattatttcacagacacaaaaacattctgACACTATCAAAGAGGACGTAAACAAAGATAACAAACAATGCTGCTTGtattctctctgtgtgtgcatcaaTAAAACTACAGATCACAACATGTATACTACTAATTAACACTCACCCCATGCTAATGACAGCCATCACTAGTCTGCTAATACAGTGGAATGACTGGGTGGAGCATGTTTTAAAGTCCTGTGGTGCTGCCAGGAGGACTGAATTCCTGGAACAAATACCTGTATACACTACACACTCTGCACCACGTGACTGACAGCAAGAGGTGAAAGCCTGAGGTCACACCTTTGATGACAGGTAACATATCAAGGAGGACAAAGATC from Epinephelus fuscoguttatus linkage group LG20, E.fuscoguttatus.final_Chr_v1 includes:
- the LOC125881157 gene encoding suppressor of cytokine signaling 3-like → MVAFSGRNTLAMSSVTPPESRVQGSSFTPHHYKPFSSHAHYQQVMHALRKLQESGFYWGAVGGREASSLLRSEPPGTFLIRDSSDHHHFFTLSVQTARGTKNLRIHSEGGGFFLQPDPQNTQELPQFDCVLKLIAHYMGKGPDTGRSREGACGGNSREAEKKGCSVYLIHTGGERIPLELRRPLLSSLSSLQHMCRRTLNNLGGSERAEQLPHTLRDFLEEYDAPI